The nucleotide sequence CACCAGGATATCCATATCGCCTTTGCCCTTGAATCAGCCTTGTTGCAGGGTAATGCCACCATCCTTCTGCCGCCGGAGAGAGAACTGAACCTCTCTTTTGTCGAGCTGGAACACATCCAGATAGAGATCACCGAAACATGGCAAGAAGCAAACGATGAAGAACCCGTTCCGCAGGAAATCGCACCAAACAGTGACAAGACACTCTCGCTGGCCCCGACAGCCCAGGAACGCACCCTTTCCCTGAGCTGGCAGGTGACTGCCCCGCCTCCGGGGACATCCGGTAACCTGATCAGCCCTCAAGGCATCACCCTGACCGGTCCCTGGCATCCAACAACAGGCGAGAAGATGCTCTTCTCCCTGCATGCAGAACTGCCGCCCGGTTTCTCTGGAGTGACTGAGGCTGAAAAAATAAAAATTAGAGCAGAGGAAGAACAGCAACTCTTTAAAGCCACATCCCCCCAGCCTCTTTACTCCATCAATTTTGCTGCTGGCCCCTATACGGTCCTCTCGCGCCATCTCAACAGGCTGACCCTTTACAGCTATTTCTTTGCAAAAGATGAAGAACTCGCTCCGGCCTATCTGGACCGGGCCGCAGAATACATTCAGCGTTATGAGGAACTGATCGGTCCCTTTCCCTATACAAGATACTCCATAGTCGAGAATCGACTGCCCACTGGCTACGGCATGCCCGGCTTCACCCTCCTGGGGCAGGCAGTGGTTCGACTCCCCTTTATCAAGGACACCTCGCTAGGGCACGAAATCCTGCATTCCTGGTTCGGCAATGCCATCGACATTGGAGAAGGTGGCAACTGGTGCGAAGGGTTAACCACCCTGCTGGCTGATCAGAGCTCTGCCGCAGAAAAGGGAGACGGCATTGCCTCTCGTAAAAATCAGCTCCTCCGCTATCAGGCCTATGCCGGACAGGACAACGAGAAGACGGTGCTCGATTTCCAAAAAGCTGGGGATTACCGGCCCATGGCTCGAAAAATGCGGGCCATCGGTTACGACAAAGCAAGCATGCTCTTTCATAGCCTGCGGCGGGAGATCGGGGACGAGCCATTCTTTGCAGCACTCAGACAGTTCTACCAGGACAAGAAATATTCTGATGCCAATTGGTCAGATCTGGAAAACACCTTTGCTGCGACCTCAGGCCGGGATCTCTCCCTATTTTTCAGTCAATGGCTGGCCCGCCCAGATATCCCCTCGTTTACAGTAGAGGAGGTTGGGATGGAGCAACAAGGGGGCAGCACCGTACTTTCCTTCCATATCGTCCAACATACCGAGAAACCCTACTCTTTTCGCCTGCCGATCATTGTCAAGACGCGACAGGAGACCATCCGCGAAAACATCATAATCGAGACCGCGGATCAGGAGGTAATGATCACGATACCCAGCCTGCCCACTGAAATGATCATTGACCCGGAATACGACCTGATGCGGATACTGGATAAAAAAGAACGTCCTCCTGTCTGGATGTCCTTTGTGGGAGCGAAGCAGAAGACAGTGGTCCTGCCGGAGAACGAGGAGGCCCTTCCCTCTTACCTGCCCCTGATCACCGAGCTTGAACGCTGGGGCTGTCGGATCGTCAAGGCCAAAGGACTGAAGAACAGTGAACTGACACAGGGCAGTTTTCTCTTCCTAGGGAGCTCTTCACACAACCGGACTCTCTTTGGCACAGCCCAGGAGCAAAAAACCGGATTCAGCCTTGCTGTGCGGAAGAATCCCCTGAATCAAAAGCAGGTCATGGTCCTGATTTCCTCAGCATCTGCGAAAGAAAGCCAAAAGGCCTTGCCCAAGCTCAGGCATTACGGCAAATATTCCCGCCTTCTCTTCCAGCAGGGCAAGATCAAAGAAAAAGATATCACCCCGGCAGACAACGGTATCCGCCTGCCCCTGCTGAAGCCAGCAATCGGCATTCCTGTCCCCCAGGTTCAGGGATTTCCTGCTATTCTTAACGATATTTCCCAAAGCAGGATCATCTACCTCGGGGAAACCCATACGGATTACGGGACCCATCTCCTCCAGTTGCAGATCCTCCAGGCCCTGCGGGCACACCTGGAGCAAGAAGGGAAAGGCAAGGACCTGGTTATCGGGATGGAGATGTTTCCCCGTAGCTCCCAGCCTGCCCTGGATGGCTACATCAACGGAACCATCGCCACGGAGCAGAACTTTCTCCGCCTCTCAGATTATTACGATACCTGGGGCTATGATTACCGCATGTACCGGGATATCATCAACTATGCCAAGGCGCACCGAATCCCCATCATCGGGCTGAATCTCAATAAGGACATCGTCAGTAAGGTCTTCCAAACAGGATCCACCGATGAGCTGACACCGGAGCAGCTCAGCGAGGCCGCACCAGATCGTGACCTGGATCTGGCTGGCTATCGGGAGCGTCTTGTCCAGGTCCATGCCCTGCATAAGGAGAAGAACGAAAAGAACTTTGGCGGCTTTTTGCAGGCCCAGGCTATCTGGGATGAAACCATGGCCGAATCCATTGCGGACTTTCTTCAGACCCATCCTGACAAAAAAATGCTGGTTCTGGCCGGGACAGGCCATGTATACAAGGATAGTGCGATTCCACCTCGGGTGGCCCGCAGGATGAAAGGACGTCAATCTGTGCTCATTGCCAATAACGGTCAGGTCACCGGGGCGAAAAAAGGCTGGCAGGCCGACTATCTGATGTTCACCGAAGAGGTGGAGCTGCCCCCTGCCGGTAAAATCGGGGTGGTTCTCAAAGAAGATGAGCAGACCGTTGATCGACCTTCCCGAGTTGAGATTGTTGATATTAACCCCTTGGGTAAGGCCAGTGAAGCGGGCCTGCAACAAGGCGATGTTATCCTGGCCGTGGATAACTCTCCGGTTGCCACCATTGGTGGTCTGAAAATAGCCCTTCTTGATAAAAAGCCTGGGGAAACGGTTCAGCTGAATATCGTCAGAAAGAATAAGGTAATGGATATCAAGGTGGAGTTATCAGATATGGAGAAGGCAGCTATGATGCCGCCAGGGCATCCGAAGAAGTAGACGACAGCCGCCATTACATTCAGGCTTCGAGCCTTTGCCTTTCCTCCCTTATACCCCGCATCAGGGCATGGTCTCAAGGTATGCAAGAGGCTGAAAGAAGAGATCCCGCGCCGGATATTCAAGACGACCATCAAAAAAGGCGGCACCTTGCGGCGCCGCCTTTTTCTCTTACACCTCAAGACCGGGGTATTTCTTTAGATCATGCTCTCCAGATACCTGATGGCCTCCTTACTCACCGGATACACCTGATTCTGGCTGTCGCAGTCTTGAATCCAGTCATTAGTTAACCGAGATTATTCCGACCTCCGACGAAGTGTTGCGCATTGTCGAAGAGATGTCCAAGGAGCAGCACAGAAGACCTATTTTTGTTTTTGCCGCCGACGGTGCAATGGCACCGATCCAGACTGAGAAACAAGGGAAGCCGAACTGTTGAAAGGAGGCTAAAGGCATTCGGGATATCTGATTGATTAGGAGCACATAATTCATCTATTGAGTTGGCATCAAATCGGCAACAAAGAACAGTTTTTGTCACAAGGTTCGCGTATGCTTTATCGGTGACGGAGCAGGCTGGATATGGAACACGGTGAAAGAGGTGTACCCCAGTTGCCGGGAGGTCCTTGACTATTTTCATTATTCACAGGCATCTGTATGATTTTGCGAAAATTCATTACGGAAATGGCGCCCCATGCCGGGATTGGATTGAAAGCACCAAGGTACGCCTTTTTGCCAACAAGGTTTCTGCCGTGATCAGCGGTCTCAAAAGAATGCAATGCCGTACGGACGAAACGCAAGACAGCTGCAGAAAGCTGATTGATTACCTTACGGAGCATAGGGGTCGTGTCGATTATGGAAAACTCCGCCGAGGCGGGTATCCCTTAGGCAGCGGAGCAATTGAAAGTGCGAATAATATGAAATAGGTCCTTCAAAACTATAAAACTAAATTTTTTGAAAAATATTTCAAGAAATTTTATTGCGGCAGAGTGAAATTCAAAAATCACGAGAATGTGACTTTTTATCAACCAGATATTTTTACAGTTTTTTATTGTTTTTTTTGCTGTTCACTATATTTTGTATAAAAAATACCCGGATGATATCCGCAGGGCGAACGCACGAGATATTATCTTTTTATAACAGATAGTTAAAATGCATGTATAGTTCCTTGAAAAAGTGTCATCCAAGCGTCGTTATTGCATAAAAACTATAGAGAGAAGCATATTTTCAATAAAACATGGAACGAGTTTACATATTCTATTAATTCTATGGCAGAAGTCATGCGTTTGCCCTGATGATATCCGGCACTACATAACTTTGCTTATTTATAACGGAAAAAATGAAATTTACTTTATTAGACAGAGAAAAAATAGATCACTGGAAGGCATTGAAAAGATACCTTACCATTGCTCTCATCATTGAATTCATTATTCTCTGCATCTACACGCCATACGCTAGCTCCGCTTTAAATATTACGGAGAATATAGTCAGCCATTTGCATCACTGGATTCGACAAAAAGAGGATAAATTCATTGAGTGGACAATGAATGTGTATGAGGGCGCTGAGCTAGTTAATGAGAAGGGAAACTTATGCTGGATTAACATAGATAATGATACCTATAAAAATAAAGCATGGCACTCTAATGATAACTCTCGAGGAAAAATTAATAAAAGTAATCTATTGAAACTTATTAAGTCTGTCCTTGAACTCCAGCCAGCTTTGGTAGTTGTCGATGTTAGTCTGAGAACAAAGGAAACTCTTGATTCTGATTTTCAGATTAACTACCTAGCTAAGTATAATAAAAAAGAAATTCCAATTGTTCTCACCGGAAATTTTTACAATTTCGATATAGAAAAAAACTTTAATGAGATAAAAAGCATCTATTGGGCACTCCCTACCTTTTATCAAGAAGAGGATGGTGTAATACGTCGCTTTAAATTATGGAAATCAGGTTGTCCAGATACAGGAGACCGTATTATACCGTCCATACCACTACTTGCTAATGCCTTGGTAAAAACAGATGGATGTGAAGCGGCAAAAGAATGTGATTTTCATTATCCCACCTCAGACTGTTTCGCATTGAGCAGCAACATGCTTCATCGAATTATTTACAGATTTCCTTGGAAAAATGCAGATAACAGCCCATCACAGTTAAAGGTGATTTCCGCAGAAAACCTTAAAGGAAACAAAGAACAATACGGGGAGAAAATAAAAGGTAGCATTGTGATTATTGGAGGAAGTTACCAAAAAAGCAACGATTTTCACGAAACACCGCTGGGCGAAATGCCGGGAAGTCTCATTATTATCAACGCCATACACTCTCTGCAAATTGAAGGTGCGAACAAGCCATTTCCTCTGTGGGCTGTCCTCCTCATTTTGACAGCAATTGTTTTTTTGATAGCTGTTGTATTCTCTCAATTTGGTTCCACTAAGGGAAGTATTATATCTTCTGCCATCATTGGATCTTTCAGCTTGATTGTACTCTATATTTTTCCAGACACCCTTTTTATATTCAAAAACGGCGTCCCCTTCACCTTTGCAATTGCGCTGAGTATTGTCGGCATACTCGGCTGTATCCCCATCGGCAATGTTGATCCTACCAACAAGGAAAAGCAATCATGAAAATTTGTAATTATTTGAAATTAACCATTGCTGTAACAATCTCATTGCAACCTATCACGGTTGCAGCACACGCTGCCTCCCAACACATCAAACAGCATGGGGTTCTCTTTGCGGGATCTCTTGAAAATGCCCATCCCTACCAATATGCATATAATGAGATACCACAGCCAAACCTGACAGGAACTTTAAAAAATAACAGCAACAGGGATAAACAGTCAGCAGAAGCAACAGAAAGGAAAAAAGAAGACAACGCGACAGTCAGGGCCAACCTGCTGGCATGGGTTACCCACATCCTGACCGAGCGTTATGACTATGAGAAAGAATGCGAAGAAGTACCACTCTTCATACGAGGTGATAAAGAAAGCAAAAAACTAACCATTCCCCTACTGGAAAACCATCGAAAAATTATAGCTGGCACTCGAGTCTTTCACCTGAGATGGCAAGGAGGTAAATCGCCCTATCGAGTCCGTATAAGCCGTGAATATGAACGTCACCCCTTCATTGAGCGAGATTCGATTCAGGGGCATGACCTGCGTCTGGAAAATTTCTCCCTTTCTCCCGGCAATTACACTCTAAAAATTAACGATACGGAACACAGTAAAATTCGAGTCGAATTTACTGTGGTTCCAGGCAAAACTGTGCCTCCAATGCCAGCCGAAATAAAGGGAAGCGATCTGTCCCATGCGGCAAAGGCCACGGTATATGCCACTTGGTTAGCTTCTCAGCAGGGAGGAACTTGGATATTCGAGAGCTTTCAACGAGTGGCGGGCATGTCGGATAATTATCAACCCGCTCACCTGTTAAGCAATTTATTGGCTGACGGCCAAGACCTTGGGCCAATTCGTAAAGTAACAGTCCCTATTCAGAACAGCATAAAGTGGTGACATGGAGAAATTGCATCTTTTACGACTGGTATCGCGACCGCTGCGACTTCTCGGCTTTTTCCTGGGCCTAGCTATCCTACCGTCTTTATTTTATACAAGTTGGGATCAGGCATTGGCGAACGCCAACTCTCCGGCAAAGACCAACAGGGCGAATCAACTACAAGCTCAGGGCCGAGAGGCATTCCTGCTCGGCGATTTTGCGCGAGCCGCTGTCCTTTGGCAGGACGCCACAGACTCCTACAGAAATGCCAACATGGTTACTGAAGAGATCAACGCCTTAATTCTTCTTGCCGATGCGTATCAGGCCTTGGGACAACATCCACGCGCTCTAGAGGTACTTCATCAAGCCGAAAAATTTACTGAGAATATTCAAGATAATAAGGAGTTATTAGCAATCATTAACGTCGGTCAGGGCTCAGTCTCTTTTTCTTTGGGAAATAAGGACAAGGCCAAAAAATATTATGAACAGAGCATTGAATGGGCAAAAGCAACTGACAAAATGGCAATTGAAGCCGTATGTCGTAACAACCTCGGCAATATCCTGACCATCGAACAAGAATACGGCGAGGCTCTCGATTCCTATGATATAAGCATCAAATTGGCCAGATCTACAGGCAATAAAGTACTTACTGTCAATGCCATGATCAATGCCGCAAAAACCGCTGTGCAATGGAACAGTCCCAACGACATAAAAAAGTACCTTAAACCCGCCTTACGCCAAACCAGAAAACTGGAGGATTGCTACGAAAAGGCATATGGTCTCGCAGCATTGGGAAGAATAGCTCATGAAATGAGTATAAAAGGTTCGGCCACCGCTTCCGACCGCTGGCGGTTATTTGCCTTCCACGCACTTACCGAGGCATCTGAAACCGCTAATCGTCTTGGTGATCTACGTGCAAAATCATACTCACTGGGGTATCTCGCCCGGCTGTATGAGGACGAAAAACGTTATGATGATGCCTTACGCCTAACTCACCAAGCTATCTTCATAGCCCAACAGGTAAATGCCCCGGAAATTCTCTATCTCTGGCAATGGCAAATCGGTCGTCTCCTAAAAACCAAGGGGAAAATAGAAGAAGCACTGGTCTCCTACCGGGATGCCCTAAAAAACCTGGAAACAGTACGCCAAGATCTCTCTGTCGCCTGCCGTGTCGCTAATATAAACTTTCGCGAGCAGGACGGTCGTCTTTATATGGAATTAGCAGACTTGCTATTGAAACGTGCTGACTCGCAAACAGATTCAAAAAAAGTTCAAACTACATTGCGGGAAGTCCGGGATACCGTTGATCACCTCCGTGCGGCAGAATTGCGCGATTATTTCCAAGACCAATGCGTAACAGCATTGCAAAAAAAAGAGACCCAAATCGAAGGATTGCAAGTTATCACCAGGCAGACAGCCGCGATTTACCCGATTATCTTTCCCGAGCGCCTGGAATTACTCCTTGAGCTACCTGATGGATCAATAAGCCAATTTGTGGTCAACGTTACCAGTAAGGAACTTAAAAGAGAGGCGGATAATTTCCGTAAAAAACTGGAAAAACAACCACCTGTTAATGGCTATCAAGCACCGGCGCAAAAGCTCTACGAATGGCTCATCAAGCCGCTGCAAGATGAACTCACGGCATATAAAATAGACACCTTGGTCTTTGTTCCAGATGGCTCACTGAGGACCATCCCTATGGCCGCCCTCTATGACGGTTCCCATTTCCTGATTACTCAATACGCAGTGGCCATCATGCCGAGTAGGCTCTCTCTTGTCGCGGCAACCAGCGAGACACGCAAAAAATGGCAGCCATTGCTGGGGGGCCGGACAGATTTCGACGGTAACCGGAATTCCCTGCCGAAAGTCGCTGACGAACTTGCAGATATCAAAAAGATATATGGTGGCACCTTGCTATTAGATGAAGATTTCACCATCCAAAATATGGAGCAAAAACTCAAACATGATCCATACACGATTGTCCACCTGGCGACCCATGGAGAATTTCAAAGCGATATGAGCAAGTCATATCTCCTGACCTATGACGGCAAACTGACTATGGATGACCTGGAGCGATTGGTAGGCCTTGTCCGCTTTCGGGATATTCCAGTGGACCTGCTCACCTTGAGTGCCTGCCAAACCGCCGCAGGCGATGACCGAGCCGCTTTAGGATTAGCTGGTATAGCTGTTAAATCAGGGGCTCAGAGTGCTATAGCCACACTATGGTCTGTCAATGATGAGGCGACCTC is from Candidatus Electrothrix sp. GW3-4 and encodes:
- a CDS encoding CHAT domain-containing protein, which encodes MEKLHLLRLVSRPLRLLGFFLGLAILPSLFYTSWDQALANANSPAKTNRANQLQAQGREAFLLGDFARAAVLWQDATDSYRNANMVTEEINALILLADAYQALGQHPRALEVLHQAEKFTENIQDNKELLAIINVGQGSVSFSLGNKDKAKKYYEQSIEWAKATDKMAIEAVCRNNLGNILTIEQEYGEALDSYDISIKLARSTGNKVLTVNAMINAAKTAVQWNSPNDIKKYLKPALRQTRKLEDCYEKAYGLAALGRIAHEMSIKGSATASDRWRLFAFHALTEASETANRLGDLRAKSYSLGYLARLYEDEKRYDDALRLTHQAIFIAQQVNAPEILYLWQWQIGRLLKTKGKIEEALVSYRDALKNLETVRQDLSVACRVANINFREQDGRLYMELADLLLKRADSQTDSKKVQTTLREVRDTVDHLRAAELRDYFQDQCVTALQKKETQIEGLQVITRQTAAIYPIIFPERLELLLELPDGSISQFVVNVTSKELKREADNFRKKLEKQPPVNGYQAPAQKLYEWLIKPLQDELTAYKIDTLVFVPDGSLRTIPMAALYDGSHFLITQYAVAIMPSRLSLVAATSETRKKWQPLLGGRTDFDGNRNSLPKVADELADIKKIYGGTLLLDEDFTIQNMEQKLKHDPYTIVHLATHGEFQSDMSKSYLLTYDGKLTMDDLERLVGLVRFRDIPVDLLTLSACQTAAGDDRAALGLAGIAVKSGAQSAIATLWSVNDEATSILIPEFYKNLKNLKMSKAEALRQAQLKMLTYEQYKHPGYWSAFLLTGSWL
- a CDS encoding ChaN family lipoprotein, with the translated sequence MPLFLSSSLLLQNAEGAPTPVSPAPLHQDIHIAFALESALLQGNATILLPPERELNLSFVELEHIQIEITETWQEANDEEPVPQEIAPNSDKTLSLAPTAQERTLSLSWQVTAPPPGTSGNLISPQGITLTGPWHPTTGEKMLFSLHAELPPGFSGVTEAEKIKIRAEEEQQLFKATSPQPLYSINFAAGPYTVLSRHLNRLTLYSYFFAKDEELAPAYLDRAAEYIQRYEELIGPFPYTRYSIVENRLPTGYGMPGFTLLGQAVVRLPFIKDTSLGHEILHSWFGNAIDIGEGGNWCEGLTTLLADQSSAAEKGDGIASRKNQLLRYQAYAGQDNEKTVLDFQKAGDYRPMARKMRAIGYDKASMLFHSLRREIGDEPFFAALRQFYQDKKYSDANWSDLENTFAATSGRDLSLFFSQWLARPDIPSFTVEEVGMEQQGGSTVLSFHIVQHTEKPYSFRLPIIVKTRQETIRENIIIETADQEVMITIPSLPTEMIIDPEYDLMRILDKKERPPVWMSFVGAKQKTVVLPENEEALPSYLPLITELERWGCRIVKAKGLKNSELTQGSFLFLGSSSHNRTLFGTAQEQKTGFSLAVRKNPLNQKQVMVLISSASAKESQKALPKLRHYGKYSRLLFQQGKIKEKDITPADNGIRLPLLKPAIGIPVPQVQGFPAILNDISQSRIIYLGETHTDYGTHLLQLQILQALRAHLEQEGKGKDLVIGMEMFPRSSQPALDGYINGTIATEQNFLRLSDYYDTWGYDYRMYRDIINYAKAHRIPIIGLNLNKDIVSKVFQTGSTDELTPEQLSEAAPDRDLDLAGYRERLVQVHALHKEKNEKNFGGFLQAQAIWDETMAESIADFLQTHPDKKMLVLAGTGHVYKDSAIPPRVARRMKGRQSVLIANNGQVTGAKKGWQADYLMFTEEVELPPAGKIGVVLKEDEQTVDRPSRVEIVDINPLGKASEAGLQQGDVILAVDNSPVATIGGLKIALLDKKPGETVQLNIVRKNKVMDIKVELSDMEKAAMMPPGHPKK
- a CDS encoding CHASE2 domain-containing protein; its protein translation is MKFTLLDREKIDHWKALKRYLTIALIIEFIILCIYTPYASSALNITENIVSHLHHWIRQKEDKFIEWTMNVYEGAELVNEKGNLCWINIDNDTYKNKAWHSNDNSRGKINKSNLLKLIKSVLELQPALVVVDVSLRTKETLDSDFQINYLAKYNKKEIPIVLTGNFYNFDIEKNFNEIKSIYWALPTFYQEEDGVIRRFKLWKSGCPDTGDRIIPSIPLLANALVKTDGCEAAKECDFHYPTSDCFALSSNMLHRIIYRFPWKNADNSPSQLKVISAENLKGNKEQYGEKIKGSIVIIGGSYQKSNDFHETPLGEMPGSLIIINAIHSLQIEGANKPFPLWAVLLILTAIVFLIAVVFSQFGSTKGSIISSAIIGSFSLIVLYIFPDTLFIFKNGVPFTFAIALSIVGILGCIPIGNVDPTNKEKQS